GCTTTCGGGCGTGACATCGTCGACGCACATTACAAAGCATGTCTTTATGCTGGCATTACCATAAGTGGCGTTAACGCAGAAGTTATGCCTGGCCAGTGGGAGTTTCAAGTTGGTCCAGCTCTAGGAATCTCTGCAGGTGATGAGATTTGGGTCGCTCGATATCTTCTGGAGAGGATCACCGAGATTGCAGGAGCTGTTTTGTCTTTGGATCCTAAACCAGTGAAGGGTGATTGGAATGGTGCTGGTGCTCACACGAACTACAGCACGAAATCGATGAGGGAAGACGGTGGATATGAAGTGATTAAGAATGCGATTTCGAACTTGGAGAAGAAACACAAAGAGCATATTTGTGCTTATGGAGAAGGCAATGAGCGACGTTTGACTGGAAAACATGAAACTGCTGACATCAACACGTTCAAATGGGGTGTTGCGAACCGTGGTGCTTCTGTTAGGGTAGGAAGGGACACTGAGAAAGCAGGGAAGGGTTACTTTGAGGACAGAAGGCCTGCTTCTAACATGGATCCGTATATTGTTACTTCCATGATTGCAGAGACAACCATTCTCTGGAAACCATGAACAGCTTTGGATTTGGAGTAATCATCATCACATTTGGATCTAGTTGTTTCTTCTTAATTATTATGGTATTGTTAGTACTAAGATGTGGACTTTTGTTTATATCAGTTTGTTTGTTTAGAATTTGTGTGTGAAGTCTTGTTTTGATTCGAATGATGTTTAAGGAAGGCCTTGTTTCCTTGTGGTTTTGACTAGTTTGAACGAGTGGTTTGTTTTACCATGTTGCTACTTGTCATGTTAAGTTTATATGAATTAAGCTTCTCATAAAATAGGCCTTGCTTGCTtgtaataaaataggcttttagtTGGCTAATAAGCCAAATAGACATTTGAAAAGGTCAGACTCATGTCATGTGTCACAGTTCAGACTTAGGTTTTATAATTTTTAACATATCAGACTTCAAAAAACCTAACTCGACCCAACTTATTTCTTAAAGTTCTATCACATGCCATAGCGGGTGAACACTTTTATTGGATTAACCTTTAAAGTTGATACTATTATCATAGAAAGAAATTATTTGGAGGCCTTTTTTTCCTTATAaaagaaatatattatttatgatagacattatacgtatacaaatattttgttataactaaaaatttatttaaagaaaACTCTTAAATGTTTACTCGAAAAAAAATGTGAAACGTGTATCAAAAAAACCATCTAAAGTAACGGGGTAACActcttattttcttatttgaatGAAGGTGAAAGCACACTATAAAAACCACACAACTTTTTGCCGAATTCATCGAACAAAAAGAGCAACAGCTACGAAACCAAACAAGAGAAACTCTGGTTTTttaagttttgattttgaatatGTCGCTACTCTCAGATCTAACAAACCTTAATCTTTCAGAAACCACCGAGAAGATCATCGCTGAATACATATGGTACGTTCATTCACAAGCCCTGTTTCCCTATGTAACCTTAATCTTTCCAAAACCTTAATCTCTCTGAAACCAACGAGAAGGCCATCGTTTTCATTTCTATATTTATATATGCATGTATTAATTTTTTCTACGAAcgttttttcaaataattttcatAATGAGTTTGATTTTTTCCTTCATTTTCCATTTGATCAATcttttgttcttgttttttttagGTTAAGTAGTTTTGATATATAGTAAATGTTTTCCTTAGGCATGATTTCTTCAAACCCATAATTTTCTCATAGTTTGTTTGTCATTTTATTTACCAAATTATCATACTCCACGTTCACATAAAAGTACTATACTACGTTTACCTATTCATGtaacttctttttttcttctgtatctacttaatataaattcaaggttgtcatgatgacaatctTGAAGAGAACCCTAGTCCTAATGCTTATGTGGCATGATTTTAGCAACTCAGAACACAACTCTAATCTATGTGGCATGattttagaattttcaatttttatatacCAATTTTTTTCTAACAATATTATTAAAACCATTGTTCTaacaactatttttttaataatattgatCATCTTATATAACAatttttatattcaatttttttttattaaatcatcTTTCTAACAATAACATCGAatagtaaaatattaataaacaatCATTACTTTATTACTGATTcttcaataattataaaatatacacttataaaaataaaaattttgaaattttactatttctttatatattatcataagagtttaaaggtagtgcactgacagtataaacaaactttacacatacatccaatcaaaatccttacatttgccatgtcatattaatttttttaaattaaaattgtgttttaattggatgcatggttgtgattggttgacagtgtaaaaatattttacactgtcagtgcatatccctttttctcttaTCATAATCATAATCCACCCACACTtcttcaattaattaaataaatataataataataataataataataataataataataataataataataataataataataataataataataataataataataataataataatttcctATGAATCCACCTCTTCAACTAATATAAGTAACCTCTcctattaattagataataataattatcattaatagtaataataataataataatatataaataaataatcaattaattaattttatataaatgcaTTTTTTTAAGTATTTCCACTTAGTTATAACCTCCTCCCAAATATATTCCtctaataaattaaatactttaaataaatactaataaattTCTATAAATCTACCTCTTCAAATAATATTTATAACctctattattaattaaatagtaataataataaataaataagatttaGTGGAAGGTTAGTAAAAATTAGCAATAAATAAGACTATAAATTCAAACGCATACAATTCATACCATTAAAAGGTTTCTATATTTAAATTTTGACATTAAGTGATGGTTATGAATTTCAAAGGTATATATTATACCTTTTGCATGCAAGAGGATTGATAATTAACAGCATGTTGTTTCAATTTAGTTTTTCTATATTAGAATTAGAAGAATAATCCGAtatgaaaattttgatattttcttttaattcttcCTTTTTTTTCCCTCTATTCAGTGActacaaatatttaattttgtttatttttatatattatttatatttatatattatttttagaatttattttaatttcctctTTTTTAAATCTATACgttgatttaaaatatttaatttaatttatataaattgtatatatttttttcccATGCTAGGTCATAAGAATAAATGGtatgtattttataaaattttatttcgtATTTTTTTAGGTCTgtattttattttggaatttgttatgtcttatattttttttcaagctttttcaggtttatattttatttttgaatctaCAATGCCCCAACACCTCATAGTAGATTAGTTTATGGGTCAGAagaacaataatatatatatatatatatatatatatatatatatatatatatatatatatatatatatatatatatatatatatatactttaaaaTTCTCTTTTCTCTTTATACACTCCAtacatttatttaatatatttatttttgtttttaatatacttttatgtttatatttttatgctAGCTCAGAAAAATAAattgcattaaaattattaatttatgtttatattattcttaaaattcaactttttctcaaatatatatttatactACATATAATgattattcaaataaaattatttgaaaaatacTCTATAATCAAAATAATCTCATTAGTAAAAGCTTTCTCATTAGTAACTTTCATTCCCTTAATTTCCCTTTTCCAAGCCCGTGGGTAAGTTAATTTTGCTGTCTTTCAAATAATCTCCTTCAACTTATTTCATGTATACTTTTTCATAATGTTGTTGTACAAGTGAAGAATCCAAAATATTTGTTCGGAACTTGGTCGAAACTCATCTATAGTAGGTAATATACCCTACGATATAAGATTAACTTAAATACaagataaacaaaatattaaagtgAAATTAACATAAATACAAGATTAAAGTGGAATTAACTAAAAACAAGATCATTAGTTGAAGTTACCTTTTGTTGATTAGATATGAAAGTGCAGGTATAACATTGAGTCCCACCCTtaaaatcatcaatcaaaagcttCAAAAACCGTGTTCATATATCCTTTGTTTTcccctcaacaacaacaaaagctATTTGCAAGATTTGGTCATCAGGATCTCTCCCTATAGCTGCTAATTTTCATCCTCCACAAAGACCCTTTAAAAAGTACCCACCAAGACCAATCACGGGCCTGCAAAGCTTGAAACTATCCTTACATGCTTCTTAACATATGTATAATATTTTCAATTGCGGCATTTTATCAGTTTCTTCTTTTGGTGTAGGTTGAACATTTAACTTGAATGGTTACCCAAGATTTATTCATAGGACTTCATGGACGTaatcataaattttatattatttttctagGATGAACCATCTACCATATATCTCGTTGCACATCTTTCACTAATTTCCTTTGTCTCTTTTATCCCTAAATTATTTGAGCCTTTTTCTTGATATCCTTGATCTTCATTTTAAGATtatcttttaaataattttgaatcctCTTACTCAACCACTTTGTAGTTATCATCTTAATATTATAATCTTTAATACAACTATGAATGTCTACTACTTTCCTTATAAGTCCTCCTTTGGCAACTTGGTACAATAGGTTTTCCACTCACATCCCTTTTTACATCTAACTCTAATATTTTGCTTTTCAATTTTAATGAATTTAAGGTTcatatttaattggaaaatatacATTGGTATAGCTTCCTTAAAATCACACTTGGAAGTAAAATAAGTCCCTAACTCCCATTTATAATTTGCCACGTCTTTCTGCAACTAGAAAACTAATGcttcttcctctttttttttaCTATTCTCATTAGTTTCACACCTATTTTCCAACTTCTTGCTGTCATTTTCACATTAATCCCCCCTTTATGCTTCCATTTTTTGTTAGTACCCTGTGGACCATGATCCAATTCTAACAGATTACCCCTTTCCTCTTTAATAAAATTACTATTATCATTGTAGTTTTCAAATGTTTTATCAAATGCAGTGTCATAATTAAAACTcatatcatcattatcatcctTACTTTCAGAACCAACCATCCCACCCTTATTTATCATACCTACATTAACCTCATAATTATCCACTCCGCCAACATTCAGTTTACCATTTTGCACCTCATCATTATGGACTCTATCTTCATGCACATTTGTTTCATTGTCTTTCAATAagtttttatacaatttagaaatTAAATCCTACTTATCAAGATTAACAATATTCTTGGGGTTTATATCTATTTCCTCTATATGACCAATTGACCATCCTAAAACTCGAATTGAGACAATGGATGTTGTACATAAACATAAACACTCAAGTGCACCTTACATAAATCTGCAATATCTTGTGCACATTTATCATCAGCCAAAATATGCATCCCAAATATTGGGTCCTTGTACCATATAATTTTTACTTCTCTATATCCCAAATTCTTAAATATAGCTACCAACTAGAACTAAATTCACTTATCAACATCATACGTATTTCAATTCTAAAATTATACTCTTATAGATGAGTGATAAAATATGGTATTAAGCTTTTTAAGTATTGTCGTATTGTAAAATAAATACcataacatatttttaaatacaatacaAATTTGAAATTGTTTAAGTACTACACAAATATCTTACATAATACAaactaataaaatacaaaaaattattgTTAGGTGAAaagtcaaataattaaatattactttgattatattaatgtataatatttaaacatGGAAATATTGAATAGAATAGAAGAGATCAAACTTAGTGAAGTGATGTAACCCAATATATTGTTTTTTAGTGAAAcaacataatattaaaatatttttagaaaatttagTCATGTGTGCCATACGGGTTAGCCGTAATGGGAAGCATGTTTTTTAGGACCAGGTTTAAAAATTCTATACAAAATTCAGACGCTAATTGTAAGGTCCAAACCTTATATTTTATTGGGTTGACGGACTGACCCATATGAGCTAACCCATTTTGACCTATATACTCCAAGTATATGAGGGGTTGCTTCGAATGAAGCGGGTCACCTTGCAATGGGATACTTCTAGTAAATGGAAGTTGCAAAGTTGTAATTATATGTTTTGTAAACCAATCTTCTTATTTACGTGCCAAAAACCCTTCGTCGTTGTGGTTG
This genomic window from Vicia villosa cultivar HV-30 ecotype Madison, WI unplaced genomic scaffold, Vvil1.0 ctg.003093F_1_1, whole genome shotgun sequence contains:
- the LOC131640394 gene encoding glutamine synthetase nodule isozyme-like, with translation MSLLSDLTNLNLSETTEKIIAEYIWIGGSGIDLRSKARTLPGPVDDPSKLPKWTYDGSSCGQASGEDSEVVIHPQAIFKDPFRRGNNILVMCDTYAPSGEPLASNKRHAAEKIFSHPDVAAEEPWYGIEQEYTLMQKDVPWPYGWPSGGFPGPQGPYYCGIGADKAFGRDIVDAHYKACLYAGITISGVNAEVMPGQWEFQVGPALGISAGDEIWVARYLLERITEIAGAVLSLDPKPVKGDWNGAGAHTNYSTKSMREDGGYEVIKNAISNLEKKHKEHICAYGEGNERRLTGKHETADINTFKWGVANRGASVRVGRDTEKAGKGYFEDRRPASNMDPYIVTSMIAETTILWKP